In the Rickettsiales bacterium genome, one interval contains:
- the rpsK gene encoding 30S ribosomal protein S11, translating into MSKSKNDTKSIKKKARKNIVVGVAHIKATFNNTIIAISDLRGNVISWSSAGMHGFTGAKKSTPHAAQLIADHAAGIAKEHGLKTISVRVTGPGNGREAALKALGGHFSIASIKDITPVAHNGCRPPKRRRV; encoded by the coding sequence ATGTCTAAGTCTAAAAATGATACTAAGAGCATAAAAAAGAAAGCTAGAAAAAATATTGTAGTTGGAGTTGCTCATATTAAGGCTACTTTTAATAACACAATTATCGCAATCTCAGATTTGCGTGGAAATGTTATTTCGTGGTCATCAGCAGGTATGCATGGTTTTACGGGAGCTAAGAAATCTACTCCTCATGCTGCTCAACTTATTGCTGATCATGCAGCTGGTATAGCTAAAGAACATGGTTTAAAAACAATATCAGTGAGGGTTACAGGCCCTGGAAATGGAAGAGAGGCAGCTTTGAAAGCTTTGGGAGGGCATTTTTCTATAGCTTCAATTAAAGATATAACTCCTGTTGCTCATAACGGATGTAGACCGCCTAAGCGCAGAAGAGTATAA
- the rpsM gene encoding 30S ribosomal protein S13 has protein sequence MVRVAGVNIPDNKRLVIALTYVYGVGHSTASDICKKLGIQEDIRASILDDNQIVRLREILDKEYVVESERRRIVMNNIKTKMDLGSYEGIRHRRGLPVRGQRTRTNSRTRKGKAKTVANKKK, from the coding sequence GTGGTTCGTGTAGCAGGCGTAAATATACCTGATAATAAAAGGTTGGTTATAGCGTTAACTTATGTATATGGCGTTGGTCATTCAACGGCTTCTGATATCTGTAAAAAACTTGGTATACAAGAAGATATCAGGGCATCAATATTAGATGACAATCAAATTGTTAGATTGCGTGAAATTCTGGATAAAGAATATGTAGTTGAAAGTGAACGCAGACGTATTGTAATGAATAATATTAAAACTAAGATGGATTTAGGTTCTTATGAAGGTATTCGTCATCGTAGAGGTCTTCCCGTTAGAGGGCAGCGTACTAGAACGAACTCAAGAACTAGAAAAGGTAAAGCTAAAACTGTAGCTAATAAAAAGAAATAA
- a CDS encoding adenylate kinase — protein sequence MLKNVVLLGPPGCGKGTQAALLEEKNKYVKVSTGDLLRKIAKQENALAKNIASTLSQGGLVSDEIVNELIEQFYNNNKDVPGVILDGYPRNVKQAQSLEVILKQYKSVVDVVFYFDLDEEVLVKRITGRYICNDCGEIYNKFFSNDVTINKCGKCHSSNFSQRSDDSEEVVKERLKIYNRSTAPLLEYYKSKLIRIDAEQSVDSISKRIVEYLN from the coding sequence ATGCTAAAGAACGTTGTTTTATTAGGTCCACCAGGTTGTGGAAAAGGAACGCAGGCAGCTTTACTTGAAGAGAAAAACAAATATGTAAAAGTTTCTACAGGAGACTTACTAAGAAAAATAGCTAAGCAAGAAAATGCATTAGCTAAAAATATTGCGTCTACTCTTAGTCAAGGGGGATTAGTCTCCGATGAGATAGTCAATGAGTTGATTGAACAGTTTTATAACAACAATAAGGATGTTCCTGGAGTTATACTTGATGGTTATCCTAGAAATGTTAAACAGGCACAGTCTTTAGAAGTTATTCTAAAACAGTATAAGTCTGTGGTAGATGTGGTATTTTATTTTGATTTGGATGAAGAGGTTCTGGTAAAGAGGATTACAGGAAGATATATATGTAATGATTGTGGAGAGATTTATAACAAATTTTTTTCAAATGATGTTACAATAAATAAATGTGGTAAATGTCATTCCAGTAATTTTAGTCAAAGATCAGATGATTCTGAAGAAGTAGTAAAGGAGAGGTTGAAGATTTATAATAGATCTACAGCTCCATTATTAGAGTACTATAAGAGCAAATTGATAAGAATTGATGCTGAGCAATCTGTTGATTCGATATCAAAAAGAATAGTAGAATATTTAAATTAA